A region of Roseobacter litoralis Och 149 DNA encodes the following proteins:
- a CDS encoding 50S ribosomal protein L11 methyltransferase, producing MPTFTALTTLRGKDAAENLGLAMEGLQPEPTGIGVFEVEDGSGLWEVGGYFTEPPDETSLLLLSTALDAKPFVISQLPETDWVAHVRRELAPVRAGRFFVYGSHDAENVPPDTEPLLIEAAMAFGTGHHGTTLGCLRALDRLDNSGFSGKNVADIGCGTAVLAMAAARIWKNPVLASDIDEVAVDVANSNIKANELTGRVVCVEAAGFDHPILRAAAPFDLVFANILKGPLVALAPDMAINIAPGGHAILSGILNEQADGVIDVYVQSGFNLDHREEIVDWTTLTLSRNG from the coding sequence ATGCCAACTTTTACTGCCCTCACAACACTGCGCGGCAAGGATGCCGCCGAAAACTTGGGTCTTGCGATGGAAGGTTTGCAGCCTGAACCCACGGGCATTGGTGTCTTTGAGGTCGAGGATGGCTCGGGCCTGTGGGAAGTGGGCGGTTATTTCACCGAACCGCCCGATGAGACGTCCTTGCTGTTGCTGTCGACCGCATTGGATGCCAAGCCTTTTGTGATATCACAGCTGCCCGAAACCGATTGGGTCGCCCATGTGCGGCGCGAGCTGGCACCTGTGCGGGCGGGCCGTTTTTTTGTCTATGGCAGCCATGACGCAGAGAATGTGCCGCCCGATACGGAACCTTTGCTGATCGAGGCGGCGATGGCCTTTGGCACGGGGCACCACGGCACGACGCTGGGCTGCCTGCGCGCACTCGATCGATTGGACAACAGCGGGTTTTCAGGCAAAAACGTGGCGGACATCGGCTGTGGCACCGCCGTGCTGGCGATGGCGGCTGCGCGGATTTGGAAAAACCCTGTGCTCGCCAGCGACATTGATGAAGTTGCGGTTGATGTGGCCAATAGCAACATCAAGGCCAACGAACTCACAGGGCGGGTCGTCTGTGTCGAGGCCGCCGGGTTTGATCACCCCATTCTGCGCGCAGCAGCCCCCTTCGATCTCGTGTTTGCGAATATCCTCAAGGGACCGCTGGTTGCGCTGGCCCCGGACATGGCAATCAATATCGCGCCCGGTGGTCACGCAATTCTATCGGGTATTCTTAACGAACAGGCGGATGGTGTCATCGACGTTTATGTACAATCCGGGTTCAATCTAGACCATCGCGAAGAGATTGTTGACTGGACAACGCTTACTCTAAGTAGAAATGGCTGA
- the ruvB gene encoding Holliday junction branch migration DNA helicase RuvB, protein MSDIDPTVRPDPLPEDHDRALRPQVLDEFVGQADVRANLKVFIASARQRGEAMDHTLFHGPPGLGKTTLAQIMARELGVGFRMTSGPVLAKAGDLAAILTNLEKRDVLFIDEIHRLNPAVEEVLYPALEDFELDLVIGEGPAARTVRIELQPFTLVGATTRMGLLTTPLRDRFGIPTRLQFYTEDELFIIVERNARKLGAPADQGGAREIARRARGTPRIAGRLLRRVVDFAVVEGDGRVTRELADMALNRLGVDHLGLDGADRRYLRLIAENYAGGPVGIETMSAALSESRDALEEVIEPFLLQQGLIQRTPRGRMLAQKGWTHLGLDAPRAQTDLFGG, encoded by the coding sequence ATGAGCGATATTGACCCGACGGTACGCCCTGACCCTCTGCCCGAGGATCATGATCGCGCCCTGCGCCCGCAAGTGCTGGACGAATTCGTGGGGCAGGCCGACGTGCGCGCCAACCTCAAGGTGTTCATTGCTTCTGCACGGCAACGGGGTGAGGCGATGGATCATACGCTATTTCACGGTCCGCCGGGATTGGGCAAGACGACACTGGCACAGATCATGGCGCGCGAATTGGGTGTTGGGTTTCGCATGACCAGCGGCCCGGTGCTGGCCAAGGCGGGCGACCTTGCGGCGATCCTGACCAATCTGGAAAAACGCGATGTGCTCTTTATCGATGAAATCCACAGGCTCAACCCCGCCGTCGAAGAAGTGCTTTACCCCGCCCTCGAAGACTTCGAACTTGATCTGGTCATCGGGGAGGGTCCTGCCGCGCGCACGGTGCGGATCGAACTGCAGCCCTTCACACTTGTGGGCGCGACCACGCGGATGGGGCTGCTGACGACGCCGTTGCGCGACCGATTTGGCATCCCCACGCGGTTGCAGTTTTACACCGAAGACGAGCTTTTCATTATCGTGGAGCGGAATGCGCGCAAACTTGGGGCCCCGGCAGATCAGGGTGGCGCGCGTGAAATTGCGCGCCGGGCCCGCGGTACGCCCCGGATTGCAGGGCGATTGCTACGCCGCGTCGTCGATTTCGCGGTCGTCGAGGGCGATGGGCGTGTCACGCGCGAGCTTGCGGATATGGCGCTGAACCGGCTGGGCGTGGATCATCTGGGACTTGATGGTGCGGACCGGCGCTATTTGCGGCTGATCGCCGAGAATTACGCGGGCGGACCCGTGGGCATTGAAACGATGAGCGCGGCCCTCAGCGAAAGCCGCGATGCGCTCGAAGAGGTCATCGAACCCTTCCTGTTGCAGCAGGGGTTGATCCAGCGCACGCCGCGCGGGCGCATGTTGGCGCAAAAGGGTTGGACGCATCTGGGCCTTGACGCGCCGCGCGCCCAGACGGATTTGTTTGGGGGATAA
- the ybgC gene encoding tol-pal system-associated acyl-CoA thioesterase, with the protein MSHSFPIRVYYEDTDMAGIVYYANYLRYIERARSDWVREIGIDQLEMKAAGVVFAVRRVEADYIVPATFDDRLTVRTEMTQLTPARMVMSQDVWRDETLLFAAKVTIVCIGPGGKPTRLPANLRSLPLCDGR; encoded by the coding sequence ATGAGCCACAGCTTTCCCATCCGCGTCTATTACGAAGATACGGATATGGCCGGGATCGTCTATTACGCCAATTACCTGCGCTATATTGAACGCGCGCGCAGCGACTGGGTGCGCGAGATCGGCATCGACCAGCTTGAGATGAAAGCCGCAGGCGTTGTTTTCGCCGTCAGGCGGGTCGAGGCGGATTACATCGTCCCGGCAACCTTTGATGACCGGCTGACGGTGCGCACTGAAATGACGCAGCTGACGCCCGCTCGTATGGTGATGTCGCAGGACGTTTGGCGCGACGAGACGCTGTTGTTTGCGGCAAAGGTGACGATTGTGTGCATCGGGCCGGGGGGTAAGCCCACGAGATTGCCAGCAAATCTCCGCTCACTGCCCCTATGTGATGGGCGATAA
- the ruvA gene encoding Holliday junction branch migration protein RuvA has protein sequence MIGKITGRLEYRTTDHVLIDVRGVGYLVFCSERTLAALPGVGEVVALYTDLLVREDVMQLFGFTTLTEKEWHRLLTSVQGVGAKASLAILGTLGADGVSRAIALGDWNAVKAAKGVGPKIAQRVVLDLKDKAPSVMGMRDTQAIASADATDTVIETTATPAPVLQNPSAQAEALSALSNLGYGPGDAAGAVAEAAGEMPEAETPDLIRAALKRLAPKG, from the coding sequence ATGATTGGCAAGATCACAGGCCGTCTTGAATATCGCACAACGGATCACGTGCTGATAGATGTGCGCGGCGTCGGGTATCTGGTCTTTTGCTCGGAACGTACATTGGCGGCTCTGCCGGGTGTGGGCGAGGTCGTCGCGTTATATACGGACCTGCTGGTGCGCGAGGACGTGATGCAGCTTTTTGGTTTCACCACGCTCACGGAAAAGGAATGGCATCGATTGCTGACCTCCGTACAGGGGGTCGGGGCCAAGGCGTCGCTTGCAATCCTCGGCACCCTCGGGGCGGATGGCGTCAGCCGGGCCATCGCTCTCGGCGATTGGAACGCGGTCAAGGCGGCCAAGGGGGTCGGCCCAAAAATCGCGCAACGCGTCGTTCTTGACCTCAAGGACAAAGCACCAAGCGTCATGGGCATGCGCGACACGCAAGCCATCGCAAGCGCTGATGCCACAGACACGGTCATTGAAACGACGGCCACGCCAGCCCCGGTGTTGCAAAACCCATCGGCACAGGCCGAGGCTCTGTCAGCCCTGTCCAATCTGGGCTATGGTCCGGGGGACGCGGCGGGCGCTGTGGCTGAGGCGGCAGGCGAGATGCCTGAGGCAGAAACGCCTGATCTGATCCGGGCGGCATTGAAACGGCTCGCACCCAAAGGATAG
- the ruvC gene encoding crossover junction endodeoxyribonuclease RuvC → MTRVIGIDPGLRNLGWGVIELSGSRIAHVANGVCVSVGTELSDRLLSLHEQLTAVVLKFAPDEAAVEQTFVNKDGAGTLKLGQARGIAMLVPAQAGLRVGEYAPNKIKKTVVGVGHADKGQVLHMVRLQLPGAEIKSPDAADALAIAICHAHHGGAAGLGAAIAKATA, encoded by the coding sequence ATGACACGGGTAATTGGCATTGATCCGGGGCTACGAAACCTCGGCTGGGGCGTCATTGAACTTTCCGGCAGTCGAATCGCGCATGTGGCCAATGGGGTTTGTGTCTCGGTCGGAACTGAATTGTCAGATCGCCTGCTGTCTTTGCATGAGCAACTCACGGCCGTGGTCTTGAAGTTTGCGCCGGATGAGGCTGCGGTCGAGCAGACATTCGTCAACAAGGATGGTGCCGGGACGCTCAAGCTGGGTCAGGCGCGCGGGATTGCGATGCTGGTGCCGGCACAGGCAGGCCTGCGCGTTGGTGAATACGCGCCTAACAAGATCAAGAAGACGGTGGTGGGGGTTGGTCACGCGGACAAGGGACAGGTGTTGCATATGGTGCGCTTGCAATTGCCCGGTGCAGAGATCAAAAGCCCGGATGCGGCGGATGCTTTGGCGATTGCCATCTGTCACGCACACCACGGGGGAGCGGCTGGTTTGGGCGCCGCAATTGCAAAGGCAACCGCATGA
- a CDS encoding DUF1127 domain-containing protein has protein sequence MATFDTTRTTYGSATASSRFFATISAAIATVVSWNDARVTRNALSGLTDRELEDIGLSRSDIDAVAENTMIR, from the coding sequence ATGGCTACTTTTGACACCACCCGCACCACATACGGCTCCGCCACAGCATCGAGCCGTTTCTTTGCCACCATCAGCGCAGCAATCGCAACAGTTGTTTCATGGAACGACGCGCGCGTCACACGCAACGCTCTGTCCGGTTTGACAGATCGTGAACTGGAAGACATCGGCCTGAGCCGCTCAGACATCGACGCGGTCGCAGAGAACACAATGATCCGCTAA